From Salarias fasciatus chromosome 8, fSalaFa1.1, whole genome shotgun sequence:
GTAGTTTCTGTTCTCattctttttagtttttgtcatttcacttCAATTTGACCTCATTGCCAGTATTCAGCCTTTGTTAACCTTTGACCCCGGCTGTGGCTGGTCAGGTGGTGGGCGTGGTCGACCCCCGGATGGGGGAGGAGGTGTGTGCGTGCATCAAGCTGGTGGACGGAGTGGAGTGCACGGCGGAGGAGATCAAAGCCTTCTGTAAAGGACAGGTGGGACCAAAAACACACGCTTCCCTCAATCTGCCGTCTTTCCCCCCATCTGGAATCATCTGGAATCATCTGgaatcctcctcctgctttcagATCGCGTATTTCAAGATCCCGAGATACGTCGAGTTCGTCACCAGCTACCCGCTGACCGTCACTGGGAAGGTAAACAGCAGCACGACTATAATGTGGAGGAACTGCAGCCAgatggacaggaagtggagaacaGATTAGAAACACTACTGACATCacattacagagcatcttcctccactagcTGACCCAcccaaattaaataaaaatacatagTCATTTGAATGAAAAGGCAGAACTTGGTTTGAGTTCGTAGAAACTTTTATTTCGACAAGCAGCAACGATTCCGTTCAGGTTTTCAGTCGACTGCGGCAGAAGACAGAAACGTGAGGCTCTTTTCAGTTCTGAGTCTCGGCCTTAAAGCGGTTCGTGGTCGTTCCTCAGATCCAGAAGAACATCCTGAGCGCCCAGATGGAGAAGCAGCTCGGACTGAAGCCCAAATGAAGccgaccagcagctccacaggcCGACGTCAGACACCAGCCGGAAACCTGCAGCCGCTCGGTGTGTCTTCATCCGCCACACAGAGCAGTTCCAGACGAAATCAGGGACATTTTAACCAGAGACGCGCTGAGAATTCACACTTCAGCCTTTTTGTACTTCATATTTTTACCTTCAACTGACAGACATGTGAATGAAAGTCTGTCAGGATGATTGAGTGAGGTGGCTGGGAACCTTTTCATGAACCCAAACATCAAATAAACTTAATTCAAAACAGCTGgcagtgttttctctgacaggtacacacacacacacctgtgagaAGGCTCTGTGGAGACCgagctgctctctgttctggtctggaGGATCAGGTTCCAGCAgcgtcctgctcctccagcccaCCTCAGCCTTTACTCAAgggttttcttttctccctattgtgcatatttttggattaaatgtttcGGGACATGCTATTCCTTCCAGAAAGTGCTAAACCTGGAGAGCCAGGTCCAGCCTGGATCTGAGGAAATCACTACAAAGCCAAAGGAATGCTGGGAAAACAGGTCGGCGTCTGTTTTTACAGGAAGGAATTCAAcctgtttctgctgcatcactcaGCTTTCATGCTGCTTCTGGGGCCAAATATCACAAACTAATATTCTCTGAAAGGACTGAACctcctgtgaacacacacacgtcacatgCTCGCCCCCGTGTGGCGGGAAAGTGTATGACACCgaggagcagatcagagcatcttcctccaactcAGTGACGTTTGATGAGAAGACTGAATGGAATACtacagtaaaataaatgttttcctttaattagcagctgtggtgcagtggttagcccTGGTAGCACCGTCCTCTGGAAGCAGGCCTCTGaggtggagttttcatgttcttcgtttcccagcatgctgcAGTTCTGTCTCCCAGTCAGAACCTCTTGGTGGGATGATGGAGATTCATGTGTCATTCCGTCTCTGTTCAGTCAGCGGAAGCCGGAGGCCCGGCTCAGTCCCGGGGCAGCGGGATGCCCACGGCGGAGTGCCGCCCCGCCATCTGGCTCCGGGCGCGGTCCAGCTGCTCCTCGCTGCAGACATCCTGCAGGAAGACGGCAGACAGGTTCCTAAGCCGCGGGCTCTCGGACAGCGAGAAGCGCAGCATGCAGTGCAGGATGGAGGGGTCGGTGATCCGGGGGCGGGTCGCCGGGGTCACCAGGTTCATGAGGGTGGTGATGGCCGACAGCACGGTCTCCTCCCGCGGGCTGGACAGGCGGCTGGTGATGAGTTCGATGCCGCCGCTCTGCAGGATGGCGTCCCTGCAGTCGGGGTCGGCGCTCAGGTTGCACAGCCctcctgaacacaaacacagcttcacCGGAACAGCCCGAGGACGACGAGGCGCTTCCCgagaggcggcggcgctcaCCCATCCCGAACTCCACcaggttctcctgctcctccgtcagCATGTCCAGGAAGAGGTCCGGAACCTGCAGCTGCCGCAGGAACTCCAGGTTCTTCGGATCGTACGCAAAGTTGGCCAAGTTGGCCAGAACCTGCTCCTTCGCCTCTGATCCAGAAAGGTCATGTAAAAGGTCATTCTTCATACTTCATATTATTTAGATGTGAGCTGAAGCTACATCAGTCATTTCATCATTTATGtaaaattatgtatttattcattaaattcaacagttggatttttttttaatctttgtttaAAAAGTTCAGTGTCATCACAATGCTGGGCTTAACTCAGCCTGTATATCCTCTTTTTGGTTAAAAGTCCTACTGAAACTTTGCTTTTCTTCAAACCTCTGAGGTCTCAGTCTGCTGGAACATTAGATTATACTTATATTATGACGTAAGTTTGAACGAATTCCTTCAATCCGGGGTGAATAAATAAGTAACAAGCTGAACTATTAATGAAGCAGTAATGGTAATGAGCAGTGTGCTCAGTTCAgtctgcagagcagagctgcatttttccactcagttggaggattttcaaaaagctgcattgaagtttttttttaattaaattaggACAAAGATAAAACGTTATTTTCAGGAGGTTCAAAAAAAGACTCTCGGTGATTCGTCGCATCTGTTCCAACCTTTTTATTTACCGAAACTAGTATTAAAGTTAAAGTAACGCACCGTCTGAGTCTGTATCCTGGAACTCGGTGACTAAAGTCTGTAAATATTCAAAACGATCGGAAGATTCAGACGAGCCGCTCCTCCGCATCGCGAAGCTCTTTAACATCCACAACttccacaaaaaaaactaaatgaaaaatagaaaaactaaTGTGTAACTCAGAATTCAAACCTACACCATCTTCTGGCTCCTCTGTCCGTCTTTCTAATGTGTCCGTGAAACTGCGCAGCAAAACAACAGTAAGTTCCGCTTTGTAAAGTACATTTGTAAAATTTAAAATTGATTCTGATTTACATCGAAACGTAAAACAAACACTTGATATTAGGTCACATCAAAAATAATAACTTacacatataaaaaaaaccctgaatttTTCTTGCATGTAGataaattttttttaagtgatcgtaaaaaatgaaaacattcagcagAGATTTATTTTGTATACGTATATATTTTCGCTCTGGGTTGATTTGCTTTTCATATTCgaaattttaaatgaaatatattttttacatttctgacgTAACATCTGCAgataacttcctgtctggaccgGAAGTCCAGTCCCCTGGGAAGGAGGCGTGTCCCGCTCAGTGCAGCTCCGTGCAGAAACATCAGCGCGTCTTCATGAAAGGtcagaagcaaaaaaacaatctaATAGTCGAATTTTTTAACACTAACCTAAACTAAGTTAGTGTTGAGTCTCGGGTCACTTTTCCAGGTTTTACTGAAGATGCAGCAACATAAACTTTCCGCCGGGAAACGTCTCACCAAACCGATCCTGTTCGGGACGCTCATATTTGGACTAGGAGCTGCTTTTTTCAACAGGtaaccaaaacacacaccgccacacacacacgcatacattCATTAatctcctctcatctcatcCGTGTTTTAATGTCCAGGTTACATGTGTTGCCATTATGTAAACTCTGCAGGTCAAACATTATGTCAAACACATAACTGAGTCCCTGATCGCAAATTCACGAAACAAGCTTCTTTCTTCAATCTATAAACTATTAATCAAATGTCTCTATCGGAGAAAAATGTCCAGATTAACCTCCACACTCGCTGTGTAGCTCCAACACATGACATCCCTCAGTTACAGGTTTAAATTAGACACATAAACCTTCTGAAATAAGATGCAAAGTGGTCCAAAACTAGGAGAAAAAAACTCTTGAATtacacagcaaataaaaagcAGCATTAGAATAATGAAGActagaaaacaaacagaaaaaaagcagaagaaatgtatttaataTGTAACAAAAGTGCCACAAATAAACACGATTTCcctaaaaatagaaagaaaaagaaaagtctgatTGCATTCACAAAGAGATTCAAACTGCAAACatgtaaaataaatcaataaaagctTTGAGAGAATAATTTTGAAAATAgaaatttttttaatataaaaacatttgccacaaaacaaactgaaatgaacagaaacaaatcacaaaaaataCTGAATGTTGAAAATTGATAGCAAAACTCTAATTGAAACAATCACTCAAATCTGAAACGGCAAACAAAATTCATTTATTCTCATTTCTGATTGGTGAAACTTAAAGTTTAACACTGAAAAGAAATTGATGGAGCCTCTTCGTCCTGAtgctcctcatcttcctcctcctcctccccccagacACAGGTTCTTTGAGGACGTGGCGGAGCTTCGGGCTCAGGAACGAGCTCGGAACGACGCCAGGCTTCAGGAGGTTCTGGAGAGGAGGCAGCGGCagatggaggagctggtggagaagaagaagcagggctgaagcttctcctcttcctcctcctcttcctcctggccGCTGCAGAACCGGGGAGAGCGGCGTCTGAAGACTGAAGGAGGAGTTCAAACTCAGCGATGGAGGGAAGAGCTGggctccacctgcctccacctgtctgctgctcctcaaGGGAAACTGCTGCAGAAAAACTGCTGCTTGATGATTTAATGAACTCTGAAACTGCACTCAGCgatctgtccagcagggggcagaggtCAACACTTCCAACAGATGAAAGGCTCCACTGAGGGGGTGatgttcttcagttttctgatcAATGTACAGActgatgaagacagaaacagtTTAGTGTGTGATTAGAAAATGATGGAAATACAACTGTTCTGATCGAGTTAAGGGGAAATTAAAACCAAGACACTGAGAATAACGTTCTGATTCTATCAACAGGAATCCTCTCCCTCAACGAGATGATTGATCTTTATGTTCTGGCAATGTCAATTCTTATAGATCTATAAATGATGATCAATATCCAGATGGAGAGACTTATGGAagcaaaaatcaaattaaaatgctttaatttaatttaatttctgagtttaatttagtttaatttctGAGTTATTGGCTgaattctgtgtgttttcaatgaGAATGAGCAGGCTCAAAGATGCAGTAAATAATTAAACTTGAACAAATTGGGTAAGAGCTTTACTTgagctttaaaaatgtatttttttttttttttctgattcgaATTGGTACCATTTGTTATTTGGATTTTCTGCCTCGATGTCGTCAGACTCCACTAATTGGCTCCATTTCTCATATTTTCGTTTTTAGgcaaaaaggggggaaaaaaaagaaaaagaactcaACTTGTTTTTACCTTCTGGCTGACAGAAAGGCATTTTCCACTCAATATTTTCTTAGTaagaggtgggcggggcttacgcctCAGTAAAACTGGAGGACTGGTCAGCCTGTCAGGACTGGAACTGTCTCATAGTGGTTAATGAGGAGGTCAGGCTGTAGAAGACCATCGGTGAatgaaaaatagattttttttctttctattttccattttaatgaGGACGTAAGGCCAGTAAATCCatcgatgagtgaaaattgaaaaaaaaaaaaaaaaattctgataattttcactttatttcggaggtaaggctatagtaagaccgtCGACGGGTAAAACTTCACCCAATTGTTTTTGGACAGTTCTCACTTCATTTTTGAGgaaaggctatagtaagaccatcggtTGGTTAAAAActtaacaatttttttttctaattctcacttcattttggaggtaaggcatTGTATAGTAAGACCATTGAAGAGtgaacattgaaaaaaaatttttttatttttttcactgtattatggaggtaaggctatagtaagaccatcgatgagtgaaaattgaaaaaaatgctttaaattttttcactttattttggagatAAGGACCATCggtgagtgaaaattgaaaaaaaaacccattatttttcactgtattatggaggtaaggctatagtaagaccatcgatgagtgaaaattgaaaaaaaaaatatttgttttggaATTTCTTTCAGAGGAAGGGCTATAGTAAGACGGGTAAAAATTCACCCAATTTTTTTTGGACAGTTCTCACTTCATTTTTGAGgaaaggctatagtaagaccatcgattGGTTAAAAAcgtaacttttattttttctaattcTCACTtcattttggaggtaaggcatTGTATAGTAAGACCATTGAAGAGtgaacattgaaaaaaaaatttttgatttttttttttgcaatttatttttgaagtaagaccatcgatgagtgcaaattgaaattttttttaatttttttgcaatttatTTCGGAGGTAAGGCCACCtgtgagtgaaaataaaaaaagttttttgataattttcacgTCATcttggaggtaaggctatagtaagatgGGTAAAAAAATTCACTCaaatttttttttggacagttcTCACTTCATTTTTGAGGAagggctatagtaagaccatctgtgagtgaaaagtgaaaaaaaaaatcatttttttggaATTTATTTCAGAGGTAAGGCTGGAGTAAGACCATCggtgagtgaaaattgaaaaaaaaaaaattttttaatttttttgcaatttattttggaggtaaggctagagtaagaccatcgatgagtgaaaattaaaaaaaaaatgttttcaattttttcactttatttcagagGTAAGGCTATAATAAGACCATCGataagtgaaaattgaaaaaaaaaaaaagactttttttcactttattttggaggcaaggctatagtaagaccatcggtgagtgaaatttgaaaacaattttttttttattttttacttccgccaaggaggttatgtaatcacgtcggtttgttggtttgttgattTGTTGGATTGCAATGACACTTTGTgaaaaggtgggtcttgggctaacttagaatccattaattttggtgatgatccggatcactgtctggatccaggagttttttaaaggattctttatcattgagagatagggcagtctttgacatagttgggcaggccccaTGGGTAGAAATTgaccaaattttttttttggacaattcTCACTtcattttggaggtaaggctatagtaagatcATCGATGGGTGAAAAtttaacaaacatttttttatgatAATTCTCACTACATTTTTttaggtaaggctatagtaagaccatcgattGGTTAaaaattcaacagttttttttttttgtgctaattttcacttcattttggaGGTGTAAGACCATTGAAGGGTGAAAATTGACCcaatttttttttgataataGCCTCACCTCCTTATTAaggtgaaatttaaaaaaaaaatcaatttttactAATCTATggtcttacctccaaaataatgTGGAAATTAAtacgaattttttttttttacttttcagctATCATAGGCTTGCCTCCTTATTAAGTTcaaaattatcagaaaaatgttttttttttcagttttctataATCAATGGTCTTAgtatagccttacctccaaaatacagtaaaaaaaatgtttttcctcaATGAGTTTGGAGATTATTTCCTCCAAAATCCAAAAGATTAGAAGACTCAATTTAGCTAACAATTGAGGAGTGAAGAGATCAATATTGCTGAATTAATTTGATTCACTCAGGCCTCATGACCAAAAcgtattaaaaaataaatctatttaactgctaaaatgatttaaaattctCTTTGGCATCATAGTAGGAGTCCATTTATCATCAAACATAAACACTAACTCATGGCAAAGTCTCAAAAGTTCATAAGAGAAGGACAAACTGCACCGTTTTCAGAATaaagtgttttcactgcagttgAGTTCTGCAACAAACCAACCATCCCAGCATCAAAGACCCCCTGCTGATCGTACATCTATGAGATTGATCACTCCGACGGTCACACAGAGTCCCACTGGTGGGAGACAGAAGGAGACAGATGGAATCTGCAACACCTTCCAGTAATATGAGCGTTTTCTCATTTACATGAGCAAAAACTGGTCTCTCACTCAAAAGACTACAGAGAAACAAATCACTCATGATGGAGCAGCTTTTCCAGAGGTTTATTGGTTTCATGTCTGAGGCGCCGTCCTGGAATCAAACAGATGATCCTGCTGTGACGTGGCAGTGCGAACCACTGATCcgccgcaaaaaaaaaaaaaaaacaccagaagcAGCGTGTGCAGTGCAGAGATGTTTAATGACGCCGACGATGTTCCAGCAGagagataaaaaacaaaaacagagcagcAAAGGACGATTTCCTGTTAAAATAATCTGCAGATGAGTCAAGTGTGCTGGGGCCCAATCATTAAAGCTTTGATTAATCCTGTTTCAGTGTCGTTAAACTCCACAAACCCTCCACAACCAATGACTTCCTGAAAGAAGGAACATTTTCACCGTTTGATGGAAGGCCGATCTGTATTTACCGCAGAAGATCATTTCCCTTTGTTAATCAAAACTTAATGAAATTTACTTAAACAGGAAAAATGCATCTGAAAGTGTGAAACGCAGCAGAGTGCTTTGAAAAAACTTCGGCTTTACGGTCAAAACGTGGGATTTTTCAGGTCGATTCAAATCGTACAGAGATTCTGACTGAAGATTCTAAAACTGAAACGTGCAAATTTCAAAGTGTACCCATGAAAATGTTGGATTTCACCTCAATACTTAGATTTATTTAGTCTCAAATTCAAAGATGTCACTTCAGAGAGTTAGTTGAGAGACGGACGAACTTCTAACCAGAAGTTgatggtttgaatcccactgctgacgGACAGGTGAGCAAGAGCATTAAAATAACAGGAAACAATCAAGATCACTGAAATATCTCAATAATAAACTCTCTGACTGAGTCCTGTTTTTAATCGATCTCGTGCGTCTTTGGCATCCTGGCGATTTTGCGCCGTCTCCAAACCGGCAGTAATTACATGTTGTAGTGATCAATTCGCTCAAATCATCGTCCGCTTGTAAGAATTAGGAGACTGAATCGATGCAACGAGCTCGAGGGGCAgaagcagcggctgcagctcgGAGGACCACGTCTTAAAAAACAGGCCGAGTACAAAGAGCGACAACAATTCCATAGGAATTTAATGATTCCAGCTCCTCCGTGCAGCCGTCCCGCGCTTCCGAGAAATTCAGGATCTCAGCAGACTTTCTGTAAAAATCCCGGGACTCCGAGGAGAACGTCAGACGTTGGCGTTCTCCGTCGTCTTGGCGGCGTCCAGCAGCTCTCCGGCGGCGGCcgacagcttcagcagcagccggccgACCTCGCCCTGCTGAACTCGGACCCAGGAGAGGCCGTCGTCCACGGCGACGCAGACGGCCTCCCGCCGCAGGTCGGTCAGccggcaggcggcggcggcggcggccagcagcagcagcaggaggaggaggagcctgaagAGGAGGCCGCAGACGGAGCGGCGCGGTTTGGGCGCCGATTCCACCGCCGCCTtcttctctgctgcagtggagcCGAGGATTCAAGTCACcgcttttttatttaaaatcctGAAATTTAACGGTGCGCCGTCCACACCCACCTGCCGCCTGGccgttcttcctcttcttctcctcgcgcttcttcttctgctgctcctgggCGGCCAGGGCGGCCATCTGGGCGTTGtactccttcctcctcctctccttctcctcggcCTTCTCCCGTTTGCGAGCCTCCTTCTCCCGGGCCTCCCGCTCCCGCTGCTTCACCTCCCGCttcctctccagctctgacGGGTGAAACCAGCCGGTTAACCCACAGCGAGCAAAACGCCGGATCTGAAGAAATCCCCTCTGCTGACGTCTAAACCAGGTGAGCGCTCACTCGTTTGTTCCCCTCCTTCTCTGGACCTTCCAGATTTCTGGATCTCAAACATTAAAACTCGAAGGTATTTTTGGGTTAATCTGGTCTCTCCCTTAGAATATCAAAGAAATGATGAACGCAAACACTTAAACTTAGCAGTGTTGTGACTTAAATTAAATCCTGATTCAGCTCTTTTGAAGACAAATCagcaataaaataaactgattcCTGAATCACGGGATTATTCTAACAATCTGATTCAACCTTTGGATGAAACACAAAACTTACTTTAtaacaaacacatgaaataatcaaaaaataaataagaagaaCTGCAGTTTTTAGTATGACATTCCCATAAAAATGCAGGTCTTAATGGCAGGATTAAAAATGCCCTTTAAGGATGTTATTCTAAAAAGAACCTCATTTCTAAACTCTCTCAGGTAACTTCTATTAGTTGGAGTTAGAAAAGCCACACAGGCCTGAGGCACGGCGCCCGGCTGATTCATTCTCCCACCTTTCTCTCTGAGCAGACGTTTCTCTCGGGCCCGATcgacctcctcctgcagggctcTGGTGTGCTGCAGcacctggaaacaggaagttggTTTATAGACGGCTGGGTTGCTGATCCGGACGTCAAAACGTGCGCAGCTCCGTCACCTTAGCGGCGCACTGTTTACACTGCTTCTCATCCAGACAGTCTCCCGCCGCCTTGGCCAGGCCGGGCTCCAGGGGGTTGTCCTTCAGATCCAGCCACTTCAGATTCTGAGCacggaaacacaaacagagctgAAGGAGTCTGGAAACCTGAGTCACACTCCTGGagccgttcacacacacacacacacacccggaggTGAGAGAAGCTGGCGGGCAGGACGGTCAGCTTGTTGTTGTAcagatccagatgttggagGTTGACCAGGTTCCCCAGGTCGTCTGGGAGGCAGGTCAGCTGGTTTTTACTCAGATCCACCTTCACCAGGTGAGTCAGGCTGCAGAACTCTGGCTGTGTGGAGGAACCCCcagcagacaacacacacacacatcagctctGACAAATTTACAAATAACATGAGAAAAAAACCGTCACTAGTTCTCTGTGTATGATAATTCAGCTTAAGTCTGTGCATGAGAGCAAACAAGAGGCTGTGGTCAGATatacaaaaacttttttttcctccctggaGCTCCCTCAGACTGCCTCTAACAAAAGCCTGTGGACCCTCACACACCTGCTCATTCAACCGCACATAATCTGGACCAAATGAAAGCAACCAGCAGTTTTCCAAGTCAGCACGTTCTTCCACAAGGTACTGTTCACATGTGACAAAATCTATTTTTTGACAAACTCTTAGGAGGAAAAGCCTGAAGCGTCCTGAGATGATCGAATCACTGACTAATATCACAGCCCTTCATTGGTTTGGTGctcaaaaatgtattaaaaagcAAAGTTAATAGTTTCTTCAACTTGTTGCTGTGGACTTTAAGAGGGAGAAAAACTAATAATCTGTTGAAGTTTAACACTCACAGGAAGGGAGGTGATGTTGTTACAAGACAGGTCCAAAACTGTAGCTTTAGGGAACATAGCCTGTTCACAAGAGAGAAAGAATGATGAGACATAATGTGCTGCAGGAACAGTTTCCGCCTTTACACATGTTAGAAGAAGCAGTTCAGCTGAATGTTTCCTCTGAAACGTGAGAAGCAGAAGAATCTCACCAGCTCTCTGACGGGCACCTCGGTGAGGTTACTCAGGCTCAGGTCCGCCTCATTTCCGCTCACTTTATCCTTCAGATTCAACACTTTGCTGTTTTTACTCATCTTGAAGTCTGAGGGGCAGAAGACACAGTGACAGGAACATCAGCACGCCTCCCAAACACTTTCTAACTCATCTCTCAGAGCTCTGCTCACCTCCGCAGGAAGCTGAGAAGAAAAACCGCTGAAGGCGACGAGTCCGATTTTCAAACGCGGTgggaaaaagcagagaaaagcgGTGAAACgctgcagtttgtgtgtttctggcagCTCGGACTGCCTCAATGAAAATCCACGTCACAGATTGACCAACGGAGGAGTGAGGCTGCggccacagcgccacctgcaggaccGGAGGACCACAGCGCCGCCTGCAGGTCAAGAGGACCACAGCGCCGCCTGCAGGTCAGGAGGACCACAGGCagctttcattttaaattcagctggaagtctttttgtctttttattacGTGATTTTCGAACAAAGAATTatcttttattcctttttttagCAGGAATCTGCGGAGACACCTATATACTTCGTCACCATAGTAACCACgttttatgattatttttataAGTTTTATTTAGTTATGATTTCCGCTTGATTGTCGTCCAGTACCTATATTTAGTAGTTTATTACTGTGTTTTAATGAAGAAATTTACATCTCTCAACGcttaataaagtaaaataaaacaaaggctGTCCGCACAGATGCCTGTTCAAAACAGAGTGGAGGACCATAATAATTAATAtgcaaaatgtaaatttttacggagagtaataataataatgcagaCAGCATGATAGAATataaggaaataaaatacgAATTCTAACTCATGTGAATCCAACCTGCaggtgattttaaaaaagaagaacaatgaATGATTATCATCTGggggaaccaggaagtgtgtgttcagaggagAAAGTGGAGATTAAAGGTGTGCATCAGGATTATAACATCAGCCAAACTACAGGTGACTTTTACTGTGGACTGTCTCTGCAAGAGACAACAGCTAAACGTCAACATTTGGGGTTAGGAGCAGAAAAAAGCAGATTAAATTTAGTGTGCACTTGTTCA
This genomic window contains:
- the lrrc59 gene encoding leucine-rich repeat-containing protein 59 isoform X1; amino-acid sequence: MSKNSKVLNLKDKVSGNEADLSLSNLTEVPVRELAMFPKATVLDLSCNNITSLPPEFCSLTHLVKVDLSKNQLTCLPDDLGNLVNLQHLDLYNNKLTVLPASFSHLRNLKWLDLKDNPLEPGLAKAAGDCLDEKQCKQCAAKVLQHTRALQEEVDRAREKRLLREKELERKREVKQREREAREKEARKREKAEEKERRRKEYNAQMAALAAQEQQKKKREEKKRKNGQAAAEKKAAVESAPKPRRSVCGLLFRLLLLLLLLLAAAAAACRLTDLRREAVCVAVDDGLSWVRVQQGEVGRLLLKLSAAAGELLDAAKTTENANV
- the armc7 gene encoding armadillo repeat-containing protein 7, whose amino-acid sequence is MLKSFAMRRSGSSESSDRFEYLQTLVTEFQDTDSDEAKEQVLANLANFAYDPKNLEFLRQLQVPDLFLDMLTEEQENLVEFGMGGLCNLSADPDCRDAILQSGGIELITSRLSSPREETVLSAITTLMNLVTPATRPRITDPSILHCMLRFSLSESPRLRNLSAVFLQDVCSEEQLDRARSQMAGRHSAVGIPLPRD
- the lrrc59 gene encoding leucine-rich repeat-containing protein 59 isoform X2, with protein sequence MSKNSKVLNLKDKVSGNEADLSLSNLTEVPVRELAMFPKATVLDLSCNNITSLPPEFCSLTHLVKVDLSKNQLTCLPDDLGNLVNLQHLDLYNNKLTVLPASFSHLRNLKWLDLKDNPLEPGLAKAAGDCLDEKQCKQCAAKVLQHTRALQEEVDRAREKRLLREKELERKREVKQREREAREKEARKREKAEEKERRRKEYNAQMAALAAQEQQKKKREEKKRKNGQAAEKKAAVESAPKPRRSVCGLLFRLLLLLLLLLAAAAAACRLTDLRREAVCVAVDDGLSWVRVQQGEVGRLLLKLSAAAGELLDAAKTTENANV